GGCTTGGTTGAGTCTCATTTAGCGATTGAACAAATTTCAAACTGATACAGTACCGGCGACCTCAAGCAAGGACTCCTTCCGCACAGGTCCGTCACCAACTGGAATGAATTCGCCAAATTGTTTGACAAAGCCGATGTCGCCAGAGCACGAGAGATGCGCCTTGCATACCGCAGCACAAAGCAAATTACCCAGTACGCAAACCGCATATTGAAGGATCTGCCCATGCGTACTACCAAGACGCCACAACCTTATGGCCGCAATGGTCAACGCCCCGAACTCGTGCGCTCTCGAAGCGCCGCCGAAATGCACACGGCAATCACCGATGCCATCGACAGATTGCGCGAGTTGGATGATGTTCGCTCGATTGGCGTGCTGACCAAATGGGAAAATACCGCAAAGGACATCATGCAAGAATTCAGATCAGAGCGAATAGAGGATGTGAGCAGACTTGAAGAGGGCAGCTTGATAATAACCGACATCATCGTCAGCCCCATAATCCTCACCAAGGGCCTGGAGTTCGACGCCGTCATTGTAGCCAATGCGAGCAAGAACAACTTCAGCGAAACATCGGAATTTGATCGCATGCTTCTCTATCTCGCCTGCACTCGGGCCCGACACCATCTCGAAATCCACTGGCACGGCACTCTCTCTCCGATAGTTCCCAGCGTGGAGCGTCTAGCGAGCTAATCCACGCGAATTAGCGCGCCCGTCCTGTCCATTCATGTGAATCACCCCCCTTGCCATATAGCCTCAATGCGCCTAACCTTACGGAGCGTTGAGGCTATTGCTTTTGAGGAGGGTTCCAGATGTTCTTGATGCGATTCACCGAGCGCGCGTACTACCACTATACGGAAGAGGATGTGCGCAATAGCTACCGCAGCGCCGTCCGGCTGACCTTCCCCAACTCGCATTTCGACACGGGCAAAGCGTCGCACATGTACAACTACTATCTCGACGAGTACGAGTACTGCGAAGAGGTCGGCTTCGATGGGCTGATGCTCAACGAGCACCACAATACGCCCACCTGCATGGGCGCCGCGATGAACCTCGAAGCGGCGATTTTGGCGCGCACCACCAAGAAGCCCAAGATTGTGCTGCTCGGCAATCCCCTGCCCATTCAGGAAAACCCAATCAGAATGGCTGAGGAACTCGCCGAGATTGACCTGATTTCGCGCGGCAGGCTTGTCTCCGGCTTTGTGCGCGGCACCGGCGTCGAGTCCTGGGCGACGAACACAAACCCGGTGCACAACCGAGACCGATTTCAGGAAGCGCACGACCTTATCCTCAAGACATGGACGACGCCGGGACCATTCCGCTGGGACGGCAAGCACTACGAATTCCGCGTGGTCAACCCATTCGTGCGCCCGCTTCAAGAGCCGCATCCACCCGTGTGGGTGCCGGGCAGCGCAAGCCCTGAGACGATGATTTGGGCGGCGCAGCGGCACTATCCGTACGTCTTCCTCGAGGCTGACCCTGATGTGGTCGGCGATGCCAAGCGCATCTACGCGGAAGCGGCGAACGAAGTCGGATACGAACCGGGCCCCCAGAACTTCGGCTATCTGTTCCGCGTACATGTTCAGGACACGGACGAGAAGGCGTACGAAGTGGGCAGGGGCTTCTTGTCCGGCAACGCCGGTGTCGGTCGCGTGCCAATGCCGCCGGAGTATATGAACCCACCGGGCTATAGCTCCATCGAAGGTCGCAAACGGCTCGCGAACATCAATCTCAGACCGGACAGGCTGGTAGGCGGCGTAGATGCGGCGGGCTACGACAGGGTCGTGCAACTCAATCGCATCGTCGTGGGCAGCCCGGATACCGTAATCAAGAAACTGCGCGAAGTGCTGTCGGTAGTGCGTCCCGGCATACTCGCGGTGTGGACGAATGACGGCAGCATCAGCCACGAAGATACGATGAATTGCCTGCGCCTGATGAAGGACGAAGTGCTGCCCGCCCTCCGCGAACTCGGCAAAGAACTCGAATTGCCCGGCCCGTTTGAAGTGGCGCCGTAAGCAGACTTCACTCCAATTTCCAATTCCGCCATTTAAGTACGGTTTGGGCATTGTCCAAATGACGAGGAAAGCATGACAGAAGCCAACAACTCAGATAATTATATCGAAATTGCGGGCGCGAAAATCCATATGCTGAAGGCTGGCAGCGGCGACGCGGTGCTTTCACTGCACAGCATCGAAGGCAATCTTGGATGGCTGCCGTATCTCGAAGCCCTGTCGCGGTCTGCTTGCGTATATGCGCCCACGCACCCCGGCTTTGGCACATCGGAGCGGCCCGACTGGCTGGAGACTATCGATGACCTAGCGCGCTTCTACCTCTGGGCGCTTGACGAACTTGGACTGGGCAGGGTGCATCTCATCGGCGGCTTCATGGGTGGCTGGATCGCGGCGGAGATGGCGGTGATGTGCCCGCAGGTTCTGCAAAGCCTAACGCTCATCGGCACCGCCGGAGTCCGCCCGACAGACGGCGAGATTGCGGATATTTTCCTGCTCGGCGAAGAAGAGACCATCAACCTAGCCATCGGTAATTCCGATGTGCTCGCCGCGGCAATCGATGCGGAAGAACCCAATCTGCGAATACGCGGACGCGAAATGACGACGCGCCTATGCTGGAAGCCGTATATGCACGATCCTAGCCTCATCCACCTACTGCCGCGCGTGCAAGTTCCGACGCTTGTCGTTTGGGGGGAGAACGACTGCATCGTGCCCGTCAGCGCAGGCGAGCAGATCGCCGATGCTATGCCGAACGCCAGTCTTGAAGTGTTTGAAGGCGCGGGGCATCTTCCTCACATCGAAAAGCCGGAGCAGGTTACGCCTTTGTTGCTGGAACACATGGGGCTATCGGGTTAAACTTATCGCGCATCACATAGCTAACGCTCTGAAATGAAAGGACGCCAATAATGGCAATCAACGCAATCAACACCGCAAAGCAGCGTATGCTCAATGGCGAGCCCGCATTTGGCGCAGAGGTCAACCTTGGATCGGCGCTTTCGGCCGAACTTCTGTCACCGCTCGGCTTCGATTTTATTCTTGTGGACAACCAACACGGAACTTGGAGCGACGACTCCTCCATGGCCGCATTTCGCAGCATCGCGCTTGGCGTGGCGATGCCGATGGCGCGCGTCCGACGCAACGAATTCGGCGCTATCGGCAGGCTGCTCGACCGCGGCGCAATGGGCATCGTCGTGCCAATGGTGAACTCGGTGGAAGAGGCAGAAGCGGCAGTCGAAGCGGCGCGGTATCTGCCTCTTGGCGGACGCTCGGCGGGCGCGTTCGGCACGGGCTTTCTTGGCGGCGACTATATGAGCTGGGCGAACGATGAAATCTTCCTCGCAGTTCAGATTGAATCGGTAAGGGCTGCGGAGAACGCCGAAGCCATCCTGTCCGTAGAAGGCATAGACGCATGCTGGATAGGCCCCGGCGACCTCATGTACTCAATGGGAGTTGACCTGTCTGATCCTGCCGGCTGGCAGGCGCACGACGACCTGATTGTCAGCGTATTCGAGGCATGCAAGCGCGCGGGCAAGATACCCGGCATATACACGCCGAGCGCATCCGAAGCGCTACGCCGCGCAGAACAAGGCGGGCTGTTCTTGACCGCAGGCGGCGATGGTCCATGGGTCGTGGAAGGCGCGAGGCGGACGTTGGACGAGCTGGGCAGGTAGGATTCTTGAATTAACATCGGCGCTGTTGACAATGCGAGCGGGCGTTCATATAGTCAAGGCGCTGGATTCAGATGACCTAATCACGCAATAATTGATCACCCGATACTCAATCACGCAACAGAGGTGCAATCGATGAAAATCACTGACATACAAGTAAATCAGCTGCGCAGTTTCCTTGGACCGGACGACCAATCGTTCATCGGGCAGGGCGGCAGGCTCATCGTGCGGGTCTATACGGACGGGGGCATCACCGGCATCGCGGAAGGTTCGCGCGGGCTGGACGTGTTCCGCGCGTATGTGGACTCAATGATTAAGCCTCTGCTAATTGGCGAAGACCCGCGACAACCTCGACAAATTTGGGAAAAGCTCTCGCTTGGCACGGGGCAGCAGGCGACCCGCGTCCCGCCGCAGATTGCGGGCGCGATAGACATCTGTTGCTGGGACATTATGGGCAAAGCTGCAGGATTGCCGGTTTACGCGATGCTGGGCGGCGCGCGGCGCACCGAGATTCCTTTGTACTGGAGCCGCGGCAATGGCTGGCGCAAGTCGCCCGGCGAGATGCTCGAAGAGGTGCAGGAAGGCTACGACAAGGGCTTCCGCGCGTTCAAGGTGCGCATGGACTGGCGCGACTACCGGCAGGACAGCAACCCGCGCAACGACTTCGAGATATTCCGCGCCGTTCGCGAGTGGCTGCCCGACGATGTGCCGCTGGGATTTGACGCGAACAACGGCTATTCCGTGCCGACCGCGATTCAGCAGGGCAGACGGCTGGAAGAGATGGGCGCGGCGCACTTCGAGGAGCCACTGCCACAGTACGACCTGCGCGGTTTGCGCCAAGTCGTGGACGCGCTCGACATGGCGGTGTCAACGGGCGAGCAGGAAACATCCGCGTGGCGCTTCCGCGACCTGATAGACCTGTCCAACCCGGACATTCTGCAGCCGGACATTCTCAATGTCGGCGGTCTGTCCGAGATAGTCAGGGTCTATGAGATGGCAGTCTCCGACAACAAGGTCATAATGCCGCATAGCCCGAGCGTTGGCGTGAACTCGGTCGCGAGTCTGCACGCCTACAGCACCGTCACCAATGCCGTGCGCCCGCACGAGTTCTCTGAAGAGTTCACTGGACCGGCAGAGCGCATAGCCGCCCTGTTCCAAGAGCCGATAATCCCCGAGAACGGCAAAATCACCCTGCCCGATCGCCCCGGCTTCGGGCTAGACTTCGACGAAGCCGAGCTGGAGAAGGCGATAATCGCCTAGGGAACCGGAGGACGACAATAGTACAGCCTAGATTCGAGCAATTGCCTTGAATCTAGGCTTCTTGTTTTCATTGACACGAATAGAGCCCGCCGCCGCTTCAGCGCACGAGACGAATTCGATGGTTTTCGCTGTCGGCTATGTACATGGCGCCTTCGTTGTCCACTACTGCGCCGTGCGGTCGCGCCAAGCCAGCGCCTATCGCGGGGCCGCCATCGCCGTCGGGTCCCTCGTGGCCGCCTGCTACGGTGGTGATAATGCCCGTTGCGGCGTCGTATTTGCGGATGGCGTGATTTTCGGTGTCCACGATTAGCACGTTGCCGTCGGCGTCGCAGCGGATTGCTTTGGGGCCATTGAAATCGCAAGCGATTGCGGGCTCACCGTCGCCGGTGTAGCCTTTTGCGCCTGTACCGGCGACCGTGGTGATAATGCCGTCCGCGTCGATGCGGCGCAGCGTGTTGCCCTCGCGCTCGCAGATGTAGGTGTTGCCTTTGCCGTCCACGCATACGGCGCGCGCGCCGAAAATGCCCGCGTCAGACGCCCTGCCGCCATCGCCGGTGTGCGCCTTATCGCCCGTGCCTGCGAATGTTGTGATAACGCCGCTTGCGATGTCCAGCCGACGGATACGCTGATCTTGCACATCGGCGATTAGCAAGCCGCCGTCGCCGTCCAAGATGAAGTCGTTGGGTTCGCGCATTTGTGCTTGTGTGGCGGGCCCGCCGTCGCCCGAATAACCGACGGTAGCATTACCCGCGACCGTGCTTATCACGCCTGTTGCCGCGTCAATCTTGCGGATGGACGGGTTGAATCGCTGCAGGATATAGACATCGCCGTTAGCATCCACCTGAATCGCGTAGATTTCGTCGATTTTGGCGTCTGTCGCCGGTCCGCCGTCGCCGGTATGCCCGGATTCACCCGTGCCGGCGAATGTGGTTAGCTCGCCCGTCTCCCTGTCAAGCCGTCGTATCGCGTAGTTGAAGCAGTCCGCGATGTAGAGATAGCGATACGACGGGTCGAATTCCACATGGAAGGGGTTGTCCATCGTGGCATCGGTCGCCTGTCCGCCATCGCCGGAATAGCCCTGCGCGCCCGTCCCTACGATGCTGGAAATACTCGCTGCCATTTTGCAAAATATCCTTTCAATACTGTTCATCCATGTCCTGTCAATCGATGTCAAATCGCGTCCTATAGTTCGTGAGGCCACCACGCCTTCAGCCGCGCCTTGAACATCGCATCTACCTTGCGCGCGACATCCGGGTTGGCGACTTCTGCGCGAGAGGCGCGCGCCAATACGCTCAAATCCGCGCCGCCCAAGTATATCGCCGCGAGCGAGGCTGCGGGCAGTGTAACGTCAGGAGCCGCTGTCGTAGGCTTGCATGCCGCGCCGCCTTGCCCTGCCTCCAATACGAACCGGCCGGAGTTCCAAGCGCAGAAGTCGTCCACCACATCGAACACCACGCGTCCTTCTACAGCGTAATCTCGCACCTCAAGTGCGGCGGGCACATCCACGATGCGCAACCACATGCCATCGTATGGCACGCGCTCAAGGCGGCGCGGGTCGGCGAGCATCCACGGCAGCGGATCGTCCACCGGGCGGCTGCGCGATTCTATCCTGTTCCGCAGGTCTATACCGAAGCAGAACTGCCAGAGAGCGGTGTATGCCGTATCCGTAACTGCCATTAGGTCACCCACGATGACAGTCCGTTCACGCAGGCGATAAATGACATAGCCGTTTGCCTGCCCGTCTTCTTCATATAGCACGAAGCTCATCGCGCTGGCGCCATTTCGTTCGAGCTCCAAGTCCGCCATAAAGAAGTCCCAATGCTCCTCACGAAGCGGGACGAATGCGGGTCTGTCCGCGCAGGCACGATTAGCCACATCCATCAGCGTGGATTGCGCGCCATCCTTGTTTATGAATCGCAGGCTACCTGTCGGTGTGGGCGCGAACTGCATCGCGGTATGCGCGCGGTCAATGCCCCAGCGTTCGTGCTGCGCCGCGATGCCATAGCCGTAGCGTCCGTAGATGATGCTCTCGGACGCTCCGAGTATCGCCACCGATTCGCCGCGCTCGTGCGCCGCGCGCATCTGGCAGTCCATCATTCGCGTGAGTATGCCTCGCCTGCGGTGAGTGGGCAGCACCGCGACATTGGACACTACGGCGGTGTGAACGCGCCTTCCCTCCGGCACATTCATGTCAAGCGGAAATACGGTGAAGCCGCCCACGATGTCGCTGCCATCATACCCCGCGACAGACCTGCCGTTCTTCAACGGGCGCTTGAACGCAGCGAGGATATCGTCATCGTCCATCGGCGTCCCAAAGCCCTGCGACACGCTCTTGATTAGCGGTTCGTGTTCGTCTTCACCCACGAATCTGATTTCTATCGTCATTCAAACTCCTAGCCGTCGAATGGATGCGGTCTGATAATGTAATGTCTGTGTTCAGTGGCAAATCTGGTGGAATTGCCGCAGATAATTGCGATTCTACTGGTCAACTACGGAGCCGTCGCGGTGGAGGCGGACGTTAATCTGACCGTAGGTTCGCGGTGGCGCTTTTTCTTGCGCGTCGTCGGCGATTTCGATGCCGATGCCCGGAGCGTCTGGGATAATCAGGAAGCCGTCTTCGACTGCGATAGGCTCTTTCACCATCACATTCTTCGGGAAGTCGTGTTCGCCGGTTGGGTATTCCTGGATGGCGAAGTTCGGCGAGCATGCCGCAATTTGCAGGCACGCAGCCGTACTTATCGGACCAAGTGGATTGTGCGGCACTACACCGACGTAGCTGGCCTCGGCAAGCGCTGCAATCTTCTTGGTGTGCGTGATGCCGCCAGCCAAGCACACATCCGGGCGGATGTACTGCACCGCGCCGCGCTTGAGCAGCATGTCGAATTCGTGGATGGTCTGGAATCGCTCGCCAGTGGCAATCGGCACGGTAATCTGGTTCGCTACCAATCCCATCGCGTCGTAATGCTCCGGCAGGATAGGGTCTTCGTAGAACATCGGGTGGAACTCGGCGATGCCCTGCGCCAATACGACAGCTTCGGCGGGTGTCAGCCGGCGGTGAATCTCGATGCACAGGTCAACTTCGTTGCCCGCAGCCTCACGGTATAACCGCACGGCGTCAATAGCGTCCGCCATCTTGTCCGCATGCGACTTGTAGTACGGCACGGCGCGATCTTCGTCAAGGAACGGAGTCAGGTGTCCGACTGCCGTAAAGCCCATTTCCTTCGCCGCCTTCACACCGGACACCAACTCTTCGCGCGTGGAGCCGAACACATGGTAATAGACGCGCGCTTTGTCGCGTACCTTGCCGCCGAGCAGTTGGTACACGGGAACGCCGAAGTGCTTGCCGGCGATGTCCCACAGCGCGATGTCCAGCGCGCTTATACCCGCCATTATCGCCGCGCCGCGGAAGTGTCCGGTGCGATACATCGTCTGCCAGTGATGCTCGATGAGCAGCGGGTCTTTGCCCACCAGATACGGCGCGAACTTCAGGCGGATGGCGGCTTCGGTCGCTTCTAAGTGTCCCCAAGCGCCTGCCTCGCCGTAGCCCGTTATCCCCTCGTCCGTGTGCACCTTCACGAACAGATACCTGTCCACCGGATATGTTTCGACTGATGTAATTTTCATTGTTTCTCCTCACAGAATTGTTTGGGTAATGCTATCACACGCGCACCAGTTTCATAGCCTCCGGCAACAGAACAGCCATACTCGAAAGAATGACTATTCCCAATGCCACATAACGAAATATCCTCTCGCTCATGCGCTGAATCAGCAGCGCGCCCAACCCGAATCCGATGAAGGACGGGATTAGCACAATAGCGACCAGCGTCAGGCGTTCCGCGTTGTACAGTCCGGCGGAGGCATAAGCGACTACTCCAATCCCGGCAATGACGAGAAGGTAGAGCGCCATCGCTCCACGCACCGACCGTCTTCCTAGATTCCTCGCGAGCAGAAAAAGGACGATCAGCGGGCCGCCCACGGCAAACGCCGTCAGGGTAGCGCCAACTAGAAAGCCCGCGATAGCTCCCAGCGTGCCCGCAAATGGTATTTCACCCTTGAACTCCTTCATCGACAGGGCAGCGAGCGCCAAAATCAGCACAACTATGCCTATGCGAACGATGGTAGGGTCCGCAAACTTTAAGATCGCCGTCCCGAATGGAACTCCGAAAATACCCGCCACCACAATCGGAACAATCTCCCTGTATGGAATATCATTTCTCGCCTGAATCGCTATCAGGATACCGGCGCTTACGCCAGCCGTGTTCACCACCACAACCGCCGTCTGCGGGTCGCCTACGGCAAGCAGCATAATCGGCATGGAGACCATCGCGATGCCGAATCCTGTCGCGCTGTACACTGTGCAGCCCGCAAGCAGCGCAAAGAGCGCAAACGCGACCTGATTCCAACCTATTGCCAATTCCATTAAAGATTTACCAATTCCTGAGCGATTGCCACCAAGCTGGAGAAGATGATGATGCCAATCACGGCATATTGAAACGCCCGCTCGTTGATGCGCTTGATGATGAATGCGCCTAGCGCCAAGCCTATCAGCGCAGGTATCGCCGCGACGCTTATCAGCATCAGCCGCTCTTGCGTGTACAAGCCGGCAAGCGCGAATTGAACGACCGCGACCGTAGTCAGCGTCATCAGGAAGAATGCCATCGCTGCCCTGACGGTCTGGCGTTCCCAGTTCTTTGTCATCAAATAGAGCATCACCAGTGAGCCTGCGACGCCGGTCGTCGGCAGCAGCACGCCCACGATGAAACCCGCCAGTATCCCTAGCGGCGTCGAGTACGGCAGTTCACGCTCCACCTTGAAGAACGATCCGACAGCGAAGAGTATAATAAACCCGGCGATAACTATGCTGAGCACGCTCGCGTCCGCGTTGCTGAGTATGTACACGCCGATAGGCGAACCAACCACTGCAGCCAGCGCTATGGGGACTACCTGCTTGAAAGGCACATCTCGCCACGACTTCCAGATTATCCAGACGGCCACTCCCATTCCCAGGGTTCCCGGCACAATAATGGCGGACTGCGGCCCATGGGCAAGTAGCATGATGGGCGTGGAAACCATGCCTATCCCGAAACCCGTCGCGCTGAACACCGTAGCTCCCAGAAACATCGCAGCCATCGCCACAGCCGCCTCCAGCCAACCCATTTCAATCAAAGGCTTGCCACCTCCCTGACCAGCACAGACAGGCTGGACAATACAATCAACATCACGACCGCATAGCGAAATACGCGCTCGCTCATCATCTTCAGAATCACAGAACCAAGCCCCAATCCCAGCAGCATCGGTATCACCATAAGCGCAATCAGGTTCAGCCTCTCAGCCGTGTAAAGACCCGCCACAGCGTACCCTGCTATGCCGAATACGTCCAGTGCAAGCAGATAGAACGCCATCGCGGCCCTGATTGACTGCCTGCCCCAGCTTCGCGTAAGGAGGTACAGCGTAACCAGTGGCCCGCCCACCCCAAACGCCGGGAGCACGACACCTACTCCGAACCCCGACAGAATGCCGACCGCCTTTGAAAAGGGAAAATCTCTCTGGAAATTAACCGCAGCAGTGGCTGCTAACGCAATTATCAGCGCGGAGATGCCGATACGCATTATGCTCGGATCGGCAAACTTCAGGATGTACACAGCGAACGGGACGCCTAGTGCCCCTGCAGCGGCAATCGGCAAGACATCCCGGAACGGTATATCCTTGCGAGCCTGTACGACTACCCACGCCTCGACTGCTATCGCCACCGTGTTCAGTACAACAACCGCAGTCTGCGGCTCCAGTACGAACAGCAGGCCGGGCATTGCCACCATTCCAATACCGAAACCCGTCGCGCTCAGGGCAGTGCAGCCCAGGAACATCATCAGGGCGGCTACCCCAATCTGAATCGCGCTCACAACAGGCTAATAGCCTCCCTCGCCAGAACCGTCACGCTCGTGCCCATTATCGCCGCAATGACCAATCGCCGGAACATCACTTCGTTTATGTGGCGCAAAATTAGCATTGCCACCCCGAAACCTAGTACAACCGGCAGCGCCGACACCGCGATAAGCAGCATGCGCTCCTGTGTCAGCAGCCCCGCAACGCCGTATCCTATGACACCGGCGCCCTCTACGGCAAGAAAATACAGCGACAGCGAGCCGCGCAGCGCCTGACTCGAGAGGCGCCGGGATAGCAGCGCCAATGCCAACAGCGCGCCGCCAACGCCGAACGCATTCACCATAACGCTCACCACGAACCCGGCACCCGCACCAATCCACGAGGATTTTGGCAGTGTCCGGCGCGTGTTAAATGCGGCAAGTAGAGTTAGCCCCAAAATGAGCGATGCAATGGCGATACGGAGTAGCGTGTCCGGCGTGTCCGTCAGAATGAAAATGGCGAACGGCACTCCGATGATACCGGCAACGACGATGGGTAACACCTGACGCACCGGGATGTGCTGCCAAGTTCGCCATATCACTAGCGAGAACATAAACAGCGAGACCGTGTTGATGAGCACCACAGCGGTCTGCGTGTCGAGCAGCAATAGCAGCAGCGGTATCGCTGTTACGCCGATACCGAATCCGACGGTGCAATAGACGAGAGCGCCCGCGAACACCATCGCTACAACCAGCAGTAGCTGCTCGCCCGTGAGACCGACCGATAACGCATCCAAGTTGACGCGCCCTTATGTTTGCCGCGCCATTACGGCACCGCCTGCCCCGCGAATACGCCCGTGCACCGCTCGCTGTCCACCGCGACCTGCCCGTTGACCAGCACATACGGAATACCCGTCGGAAATTGGCAGGGATCGTCGTAGGTGGCATTGTCGTTGATGCGGTCGGCGTCGAAGACCGTGATGTCCGCGAACGCGCCGGTCTCGATGCGGCCTCGTCCTGTCAAGCCAAATCGTTGCGCCGCGTTGTCCGTCATTCTCTGCACCATGCCTTCAAGGGTGAGCATGCCGAAATTGCGCCGCAGCCGCCCGAGGAAGCGCGGGAAGCAGCCGTATGCGCGCGGATGCGGCATGCTGCCCACATGGATGGCGTCGCTGCCGACCATGTAGTCGGGACGAGATAGCAGTTCGACGCAGTCCTTGCTGACCTGTTGCCATACCTTCACACTGTCTGGCGGAGCGCCGCGGTAGCCGACAGACAATTCCTCGTCTTCTAACAGCCACAGCAGAGTCTCTTCCTTGAGTTCGCCGCGCTCG
Above is a genomic segment from Chloroflexota bacterium containing:
- a CDS encoding sulfite exporter TauE/SafE family protein; its protein translation is MELAIGWNQVAFALFALLAGCTVYSATGFGIAMVSMPIMLLAVGDPQTAVVVVNTAGVSAGILIAIQARNDIPYREIVPIVVAGIFGVPFGTAILKFADPTIVRIGIVVLILALAALSMKEFKGEIPFAGTLGAIAGFLVGATLTAFAVGGPLIVLFLLARNLGRRSVRGAMALYLLVIAGIGVVAYASAGLYNAERLTLVAIVLIPSFIGFGLGALLIQRMSERIFRYVALGIVILSSMAVLLPEAMKLVRV
- the dgoD gene encoding galactonate dehydratase — its product is MKITSVETYPVDRYLFVKVHTDEGITGYGEAGAWGHLEATEAAIRLKFAPYLVGKDPLLIEHHWQTMYRTGHFRGAAIMAGISALDIALWDIAGKHFGVPVYQLLGGKVRDKARVYYHVFGSTREELVSGVKAAKEMGFTAVGHLTPFLDEDRAVPYYKSHADKMADAIDAVRLYREAAGNEVDLCIEIHRRLTPAEAVVLAQGIAEFHPMFYEDPILPEHYDAMGLVANQITVPIATGERFQTIHEFDMLLKRGAVQYIRPDVCLAGGITHTKKIAALAEASYVGVVPHNPLGPISTAACLQIAACSPNFAIQEYPTGEHDFPKNVMVKEPIAVEDGFLIIPDAPGIGIEIADDAQEKAPPRTYGQINVRLHRDGSVVDQ
- a CDS encoding alpha/beta fold hydrolase, which codes for MTEANNSDNYIEIAGAKIHMLKAGSGDAVLSLHSIEGNLGWLPYLEALSRSACVYAPTHPGFGTSERPDWLETIDDLARFYLWALDELGLGRVHLIGGFMGGWIAAEMAVMCPQVLQSLTLIGTAGVRPTDGEIADIFLLGEEETINLAIGNSDVLAAAIDAEEPNLRIRGREMTTRLCWKPYMHDPSLIHLLPRVQVPTLVVWGENDCIVPVSAGEQIADAMPNASLEVFEGAGHLPHIEKPEQVTPLLLEHMGLSG
- a CDS encoding LLM class flavin-dependent oxidoreductase: MFLMRFTERAYYHYTEEDVRNSYRSAVRLTFPNSHFDTGKASHMYNYYLDEYEYCEEVGFDGLMLNEHHNTPTCMGAAMNLEAAILARTTKKPKIVLLGNPLPIQENPIRMAEELAEIDLISRGRLVSGFVRGTGVESWATNTNPVHNRDRFQEAHDLILKTWTTPGPFRWDGKHYEFRVVNPFVRPLQEPHPPVWVPGSASPETMIWAAQRHYPYVFLEADPDVVGDAKRIYAEAANEVGYEPGPQNFGYLFRVHVQDTDEKAYEVGRGFLSGNAGVGRVPMPPEYMNPPGYSSIEGRKRLANINLRPDRLVGGVDAAGYDRVVQLNRIVVGSPDTVIKKLREVLSVVRPGILAVWTNDGSISHEDTMNCLRLMKDEVLPALRELGKELELPGPFEVAP
- a CDS encoding sulfite exporter TauE/SafE family protein — its product is MDALSVGLTGEQLLLVVAMVFAGALVYCTVGFGIGVTAIPLLLLLLDTQTAVVLINTVSLFMFSLVIWRTWQHIPVRQVLPIVVAGIIGVPFAIFILTDTPDTLLRIAIASLILGLTLLAAFNTRRTLPKSSWIGAGAGFVVSVMVNAFGVGGALLALALLSRRLSSQALRGSLSLYFLAVEGAGVIGYGVAGLLTQERMLLIAVSALPVVLGFGVAMLILRHINEVMFRRLVIAAIMGTSVTVLAREAISLL
- a CDS encoding sulfite exporter TauE/SafE family protein → MIEMGWLEAAVAMAAMFLGATVFSATGFGIGMVSTPIMLLAHGPQSAIIVPGTLGMGVAVWIIWKSWRDVPFKQVVPIALAAVVGSPIGVYILSNADASVLSIVIAGFIILFAVGSFFKVERELPYSTPLGILAGFIVGVLLPTTGVAGSLVMLYLMTKNWERQTVRAAMAFFLMTLTTVAVVQFALAGLYTQERLMLISVAAIPALIGLALGAFIIKRINERAFQYAVIGIIIFSSLVAIAQELVNL
- a CDS encoding GNAT family N-acetyltransferase, translating into MTIEIRFVGEDEHEPLIKSVSQGFGTPMDDDDILAAFKRPLKNGRSVAGYDGSDIVGGFTVFPLDMNVPEGRRVHTAVVSNVAVLPTHRRRGILTRMMDCQMRAAHERGESVAILGASESIIYGRYGYGIAAQHERWGIDRAHTAMQFAPTPTGSLRFINKDGAQSTLMDVANRACADRPAFVPLREEHWDFFMADLELERNGASAMSFVLYEEDGQANGYVIYRLRERTVIVGDLMAVTDTAYTALWQFCFGIDLRNRIESRSRPVDDPLPWMLADPRRLERVPYDGMWLRIVDVPAALEVRDYAVEGRVVFDVVDDFCAWNSGRFVLEAGQGGAACKPTTAAPDVTLPAASLAAIYLGGADLSVLARASRAEVANPDVARKVDAMFKARLKAWWPHEL
- a CDS encoding mandelate racemase/muconate lactonizing enzyme family protein, whose translation is MKITDIQVNQLRSFLGPDDQSFIGQGGRLIVRVYTDGGITGIAEGSRGLDVFRAYVDSMIKPLLIGEDPRQPRQIWEKLSLGTGQQATRVPPQIAGAIDICCWDIMGKAAGLPVYAMLGGARRTEIPLYWSRGNGWRKSPGEMLEEVQEGYDKGFRAFKVRMDWRDYRQDSNPRNDFEIFRAVREWLPDDVPLGFDANNGYSVPTAIQQGRRLEEMGAAHFEEPLPQYDLRGLRQVVDALDMAVSTGEQETSAWRFRDLIDLSNPDILQPDILNVGGLSEIVRVYEMAVSDNKVIMPHSPSVGVNSVASLHAYSTVTNAVRPHEFSEEFTGPAERIAALFQEPIIPENGKITLPDRPGFGLDFDEAELEKAIIA
- a CDS encoding sulfite exporter TauE/SafE family protein, which translates into the protein MSAIQIGVAALMMFLGCTALSATGFGIGMVAMPGLLFVLEPQTAVVVLNTVAIAVEAWVVVQARKDIPFRDVLPIAAAGALGVPFAVYILKFADPSIMRIGISALIIALAATAAVNFQRDFPFSKAVGILSGFGVGVVLPAFGVGGPLVTLYLLTRSWGRQSIRAAMAFYLLALDVFGIAGYAVAGLYTAERLNLIALMVIPMLLGLGLGSVILKMMSERVFRYAVVMLIVLSSLSVLVREVASL